In Mus musculus strain C57BL/6J chromosome 1, GRCm38.p6 C57BL/6J, a single genomic region encodes these proteins:
- the Gm39701 gene encoding uncharacterized protein Gm39701: protein MGQPVPKTPRQLREFLGTAGFCRLWIPGFAEMAAPLYPLTKTGTLFNWGPDQQKAYQEIKQALLTAPALGLPDLTKPFELFVDEKQGYAKGVLTQKLGPWRRPVAYLSKKLDPVAAGWPPCLRMVAAIAVLTKDAGKLTMGQPLVILAPHAVEALVKQPPDRWLSNARMTHYQAMLLDTDRVQFGPVVALNPATLLPLPEKGAPHDCLEILAETHGTRPDLTDQPIPDADHTWYTDGSSFLQEGQRKAGAAVTTETEVIWARALPAGTSAQRAELIALTQALKMAEGKKLNVYTDSRYAFATAHVHGEIYRRRGLLTSEGKEIKNKSEILALLKALFLPKRLSIIHCPGHQKGDSAEARGNRMADQAAREAATKTVPEASTLLIEDSTPYTPAYLHYTETDLKRLRELGATYNQIKGYWVLQGKPVMPDQFVFELLDSLHRLTHLSPQKMKALLDREESPYYMLNRDRTLQYVAESCTVCAQVNASKAKIGAGVRVRGHRPGTHWEIDFTEVKPGLYGYKYLLVFVDTFSGWVEAFPTKRETAKVVTKKLLEEIFPRFGMPQVLGSDNGPAFVSQVSQSVADLLGIDWKLHCAYRPQSSGQVERMNRTIKETLTKLTLAAGTRDWVLLLPLALYRARNTPGPHGLTPYEILYGAPPPLVNFHDPEMSKLTNSPSLQAHLQALQAVQREVWKPLAAAYQDQLDQPVIPHPFRVGDAVWVRRHQTKNLEPRWKGPYTVLLTTPTALKVKLFESGQGWFEGLFNRSPWFTTLISTIMGPLIVLLLILLLGPCILNRLVQFVKDRISVVQALVLTQQYHQLKSIDPEEVESRE from the exons atggGGCAACCCGTTCCAAAGACTCCTCGACAACTAAGGGAGTTCCTAGGGACGGCAGGCTTCTGCCGCCTCTGGATCCCTGGGTTTGCGGAAATGGCGGCCCCCTTGTATCCTCTTACCAAAACGGGGACTCTGTTTAATTGGGGCCCAGACCAGCAAAAGGcctatcaagaaatcaaacaggcCCTTCTAACTGCCCCCGCCCTGGgattgccagatttgactaagccctttgaactctttgtcgacgagaagcagggctacgccaaaggcgtcctaacgcaaaaactgggaccttggcgtcggcctgtggcctacctgtccaaaaagctagacccagtggcAGCCGGGTGGCCCCCTTGCCTACGGATGGTAGCAGCCATTGCCGTTCTGACAAAAGATGCAGGCAAGCTAACTATGGGACAGCCGCTAGTCATCCTGGCCCCCCATGCAGTAGAGGCACTGGTCAAGCAACCCCCTGACCGCTGGCTATCCAACGCCCGCATGACCCACTACCAGGCAATGCTCCTAGACACTGACCGAGTTCAGTTCGGACCAGTGGTGGCCCTCAATCCTGCCACCTTGCTCCCTCTACCGGAAAAAGGAGCCCCCCATGATTGCCTCGAGATCTTGGCTGAAACGCATGGAACCAGACCGGATCTCACCGACCAGCCCATCCCAGACGCCGACCACACCTGGTATACCGATGGGAGCAGCTTTCTGCAAGAAGGACAGCGAAAGGCTGGGGCAGCAGTGACGACTGAAACCGAGGTAATCTGGGCGAGGGCCCTGCCAGCTGGAACGTCAGCCCAGCGAGCCGAACTGATCGCACTCACCCAAGCCCTGAAAatggcagaaggtaagaagctaaatgtttaCACTGATAGCCGCTATGCCTTCGCTACGGCCCATGTTCATggggaaatatataggagacgGGGGTTGCTGACCTCAGAAGGCAAGGAAATCAAGAACAAAAGCGAGATCCTAGCCTTGCTGAAAGCCCTCTTTTTGCCAAAGAGACTCAGTATTATCCAttgcccaggacatcagaaaggAGACAGTGCCGAAGCCAGAGGCAACCGTATGGCAGACCAGGCGGCCCGAGAGGCAGCCACAAAAACAGTTCCAGAAGCCTCTACACTCCTTATAGAGGACTCGACCCCGTACACGCCTGCCTATCTCCATTACACCGAAACAGATCTAAAAAGATTGCGAGAACTGGGGGCCACCTATAATCAGATAAAAGGATATTGGGTCCTACAAGGCAAGCCGGTGATGCCCGATCAGTTTGTGTTTGAATTATTAGACTCCCTTCATAGACTCACCCATCTCAGCCCTCAAAAGATGAAGGCGCTCCTTGACAGAGAAGAAAGCCCCTACTACATGTTAAACAGGGACAGAACTCTTCAGTATGTGGCAGAATCCTGCACAGTCTGTGCTCAAGTAAATGCTAGTAAAGCCAAAATCGGGGCAGGGGTACGAGTACGCGGACATCGACCAGGTACCCATTGGGAAATTGACTTCACTGAAGTTAAACCAGGGCTGTACGGGTACAAGTACCTCCTGGTGTTCGTAGACACCTTCTCTGGCTGGGTGGAAGCCTTCCCAACTAAACGTGAAACTGCCAAGGTTGTGACCAAGAAGCTATTAGAAGAAATATTCCCAAGATTCGGGATGCCACAGGTATTGGGTTCCgataatgggcctgccttcgtctcccaggtaagtcagtcggTGGCCGATTTACTGGggatcgattggaaattacattgtgcttatagaccccagagttcaggtcaggtagaaagaatgaatagaaccATCAAGGAGACTCTAACTAAATTAACGCTTGCAGCTGGCactagagactgggtactcctactCCCCTTAGCCCTCTACCGAGCCCGGAACACTCCGGGCCCCCATGGACTGACTCCGTATGAAATTCTGTATGGGGCACCCCCGCCCCTTGTCAATTTTCatgatcctgaaatgtcaaagttAACTAATAGtccctctctccaagctcacttacaGGCCCTCCAAGCAGTACAACGAGAGGTCTGGAAGCCGCTGGCCGCTGCTTATCAGGACCAGCTAGATCAGCCAGTGATACCACACCCCTTCCGTGTCGGTGACGCCGTGTGGGTACGCCGGCACCAGACTAAGAACTTGGAACCTCGCTGGAAAGGACCCTACACcgtcctgctgaccacccccaccgctcTCAAAGT AAAATTGTTCGAATCAGGACAAGGGTGGTTTGAGGGACTGTTTAACAGGTCCCCATGGTTCACGACCCTGATATCCACCATTATGGGCCCTCTGATAGTACTTTTATTAATCCTACTCCTCGGACCCTGCATTCTCAACCGCTtggtccagtttgtaaaagacagaatttcggtggtgcaggccctggttctgacccaacagtatcaccaactcaaATCAATAGATCCAGAAGAAGTAGAATCGcgtgaataa